A window of Penaeus chinensis breed Huanghai No. 1 chromosome 9, ASM1920278v2, whole genome shotgun sequence genomic DNA:
tccacttggggatggtgaatccattatatgctatgctgatgacatatgtgtcaaagcatcatcacaagagaggatgcaaataattctcgacaaactcacaactagggctcatgagtgtggattagtcatatccactgagaaaacaatggctctcaatccatgtatcatacccctacccacttttcgcataggtgaccaagagcttgacatgtgtcataaatataaatatctcggggtgaacataaatgatgcagacctgatcccttccctgaaaaagagactctgggagagactgaaaccgttgaaagttcttgttggaagagaacatggcatcaatgttaagctcgctagactgttttacttggcttttataagatcagttgtagactaccatgcactgcacttgttgcaatgtaaggaatcagaaataaatagcttggaggtagtgcaaaatgaagccatgaggattatcctcggcgccccgagaacagcaaggatagtaaacatgaggtcggaacttaacctaccatccatctctgatagaataatatttatttccactatatttggggtcaaagctctgagggaacccttgtatctttcagacttccaaaaacaaatgcagcataaaatcacgcaagcagacgtgactaatcacacacacgcgcgccctctaatacacaaaatctccatgaacattacaaagctcaatgtcccaattagtaaaataccacagggtcgatccattccaccatggaaaaattcaaaattgatcgtgcaccttacgtgtctaccacaaaaaaacagtgtacataattgcgtgttacaacaaattgcattagcaacggtgaaggaacacacagagtctatgggcgatgatgtatacgagtgttacgttgacggatccgtacagtctggatacaaagctggttgtgcttgtactgtatacaaaaatggcctactaaaacatcaagttaatatgagagtgcaaaattgggccagcactacacaaacggagctggcaggtatataatactccttgcaacggaattcgtaatgtctcggggctctggagtagttttctgtgactctcagagtgctcttcggacactaaattctttcaaagcaggtggcgatgaggaaattgtgagttgcattaagcgtaacgtaacttgtgcaatagagcgtaattttaacattcaatttgtatggataccatctcatgttggcataagcaagcacgaccacgtcgacaaattggcgaaggaagcctgtagcaaagatactgtgaacatagatcttgggatgcctcttgctagggttgcacatatattgaaaagttctcataaggaagaactagtagatctgacaaacactcaaaggcctgaaagctgtaccataaggcactacgatcagtatagagatagcaagccctcctatgggtggcaccgaagtcaaaccagacaatgtgacgtggttattgccagaatacgtttaggttacagaatgtattggcaactgcacggtgcaaaaagtgcagatgaaactaaatgtagactgtgtaacgaagaaaacaagcgaacgcttgagcattatatctcggaatgtcatgtgatacagcctttcagaccacctaacatgaggtataaagaactatgtgaatatttcatttcatctgatacattggaagatatactcgtattatatcctaaatttactatgtaaaactgccgtaaacaaaaaacacagtgttatgtaaacacggcaagatcatatcaacgtattatttttgtatgatgtatgacatgtttctatactaccatgtacaattacagtagtcacagactattgtactgtgttagatgtatataaaactgtaatcatgattgcccacgcctgagcagatagccagggtggtaaataaacttacttaacttaacttaactctaAGATTGAATCCAGATTACTTTTCCATACCAGTGAGTTTCGTGctcaaacgaacaaataaataaatatataaacaataaacatatataaacaggtCTGAGGTCGCCTTCGAGGTTCCTTAAAGCATTCCAACCCCACTGAAAAACCCTGGATATACGTTAGCTTCATTGACTACGCTAatagttcttatatatatatatatatatatatatatatatatatatatatatatatatatatatatatatacacatatacatgcacacatacgtacatgcacgcgTACACAagcctctttcacttccttcttttcttgctcaggttttttgtctctcctccccttcgcagGAAACTCCTCGCGGCAGGAACGAGGTCTTCGAGGAGGCTGGTCTTGGACATTCACAAAGGTGAAGCGATCCCGTTTTCGGACTTTTCTGGGGGAACTCCTTGGCCCAGATAAAAGCACCAAGAACTCATGCGATcagtttacacacgcacacacacacacacacagtcagataTAAACTGGCAGGCTGAAACTGACGATAATTTCTCAGGTTgaaatattgtatacatatatgacaatttgctgtgcctttttttttttttttttctgcacgtaTCTTTGTGCATTCGAGTGCAGGATGAACTTCTGCTTcacatttttgagagagagagagagagagagagagagagagagagagaaagagagagagagagagagagaaagagagagagagagagagagagagagagagagagagagagagagagagagagagagagagagagagagagagagagagagagagagagagagagagagaagagagagagagagagagagggggagaaagagagagagagagggagataaagagagggagagagagagagagagagggagagaaaaagagtgagagagggagagagagagagggagagagagagagagagagggagagagagagagagagagagagagagagagagagagagagagagagagagagagagagagagagagagtgagagagggagagagagagagggagagggagagagagagagagagggggggggggagaaagagggagagagaaagagaaagagaaagagagagagaggggggggcgagaaagagagagagaaagagagagagagagagagaggggggggggggggagagagggagagaaagagagggagagagggagagagagagagagagggagagaaagagagtgagagagggagggaaagagagagagagagagggggagagagagagagagagagagagggggggagagagagagggagagaaagagagggagagagagagagagagagagggagagaaagagagtgagagagggagggagagagagagagaggggggggagagagagagagagggagagagagagagagagagagagagagagagagagagagagggagagagagagagagagagacagagagagagagagagagggagagatagagagacagagagagagagagagagggagagggagagagagagagagagagagagagagagagagagagagagagagagagagagagagagagagagagagagagagagagagagagggggggggggggggagggggagggagagagaaagagagagagagagagggagggagggagggagggagagagagagagagagagagagagagagagagagagagagagagagagaaaaaaaaaagaaagaaagagagagagagagagagagagagagagagagagagagagagagagagagagagagagagagagagagagagagagagagagagagaagagagagagagagagagagagagagagagagagagagagagagggagggagggagggagggagagagagcgagggagagagagagagagagagagagagagagagagagagagagagagagagagagagagagagagagagagagagagagagagagagagagagagagagagagagagagagagagagagagagagagagagagagagagagagagagagtgagagagagagagaaagagagagactaagtgtGAGTAtatgagatagatcgatagacagatagattgagagatagatagacaaatagactgagagatagacagacagacaaagagtgtgagatagatcgatggatagacagagtgataaatagatagactgagagacagacaggcatacagatagataaattgagagaaggggggaaagacagacagataattagatagaaagatagatagctagatagaaagagagagaaaagaggggatacACATGGATACGCAGATAACGAgacaataatagatagatagatagatagatcaacaaacagaaaaactGAAAGATGTTGCGATACAAACAGTACCCTGAAAATATCACGTGTTTTTGCAACGACAGATGACGTTATGATAAAGGAAATGCAACATTGCAATTTAAATCATCGCTTTTTTACGAGTTTTGATCAGCATTATTAAAAGTCCCTGGTgattcatttttgtttctgtctgtctgactgtatttttctctgtctgtctgattgttcctttgtctatctttctctttgtctatcactatctgtctaactatctgtatgttagtgtgtgtacacacacacgcatatctgcatatatatattcataaatgaataagaatatatatatatatatatatatatatatgtatgtatatatgcatatatttataaatatatatatacatatatatatgtatatatattgcaaacacacacacacacacacacacacacacacacacacacacacacacacacatacacacacaaacacgcacgcacacacaaacacaaacgcacacacacttccacacacacacacacacacacacacacacacacacacaaacgaacacacacacacacacacacacacacacacacacacacacacacacgcacacacaaacacaaacgcacaaacatacactaacacaggcatacacaaacacaaatgcacacacacacatacaaacaaacacacaaacgcacaaaaacacacacacacacacacaaacgcacaaatacacgcacacacatgtacacagacacacacacacacatatacacagacacacacatacactagtacacacacacacacacacacacactagtacacacacacacatacacacacacatttgcagaaacacgcacacacacacacacatgtatacagacacacatacacatgtacacacacacacacacacacacacacacacacacacacacacacacgcacacacacacacacaaaggcgcacacacatgtatacacacacacacacacatacatatatacacacacacacacttgtgcacgcacacacacacacacatacacacacacacacacacacacacacacacacacacacacacacacgcgcacacacacacacacacaaaggcgcacacacatgtatacacacacacacacacacacacacacatatatacacacacacacttgtgcacgcacacacacacacacacatacacacacacactcacacaccacacacacacacacacacacacacgcacgcacacacacgcacacaacatgtacacagacacacacacacacacacacttgtacacacacacacaccttcacacacacatacatgtgcagagacacgcacacacacacacacacatgtacacaggcacacacacacacacacacatgtatacatacacacacacacacacacacacatacacacacaaacgcacacacacatgtatacatacacacacacacacacacacatacacacacatacacacacttgtgcacgcacacacacacacacacacacacacacacgcacacacacacacgcacacacatgtacacaaacacacacacacagacactagtacacacacacattcacacacacatacatgtgcacagacacacacacatatacacacccacagagTCTAAGTGAGTCAGAGCCTCTCCTCGCTATAAAGCCAGGCCGATCGACTGAAATCCAACAGAGGGCACTCAGCGACCACAGCGACCACAGCGACGACTGCTCTGCCAATCCCGTCGACCACGATGCTTTTCGAAAGAGAAATCGTGGACTTGGTGTCCGAGGGAAGCCTCCTCGGCGAGGGTCACTTCGGCAAGGCCTTCAGGATCCGCCACCAGGGCAGAGACGTCGTGGCCAAGATGGCCAAGTCAAGGAAGCATTCTCTGCTGTTCCGAGAGGAGGTGCAGGTCCTGCTGGATCTCTACGGCGTCGGAGGGGCGCCCCGAGTTCTGTCCATATGCTAGGACTATCCGGGATTCGTGATGGAATTCTGCTCCGGGAAGACGCTCATGGCCATGCTCCTGGACACGGCCCCCGTCACCACCATCCTACGGGGGATCCACGACCTGGCGTTGAGGCTTCGGGAGATCCACCAGGCGGGCTACGCCCACAACGACCTCAAAATGGACAACGTGATCGTGGACACGAGCCCCGACGGCGCCGTCCGGGCGCGCGTGATCGACCTGGGCCTGTGCACGCGGCTCGGCAAGAGCCCCGGCTTCCAAGGGGAGCCCGAGGAACATCGCCACGTCGCCCCCGAGCTCCTGCAGACGGGCGTGGCCACCGTGGAGTCGGATCTGTTCTCCCTCGGGTTCATCCTGCGCACTGTCCTGCGGGCGTACGCCAGCTCCTTCCCCGAGGACTTCGAGCTGCTCCACCTGGCGCGGGCCATGATCTGCCCCGACCCGCACTGGCGCCCGTCCTTCCAGATGTGCCTCGACGTCCTGGCCGACAACCTCGACGCCCCGCGGCAGGAGTGATGCCCCGGCGCCTTTAGCGAAGTCTCAGgcagcgtttttttcttttccgtttttgatTTCTCCTGTCCCGGCGATGGATGCTTTTGAGGGACTTGGGTTTtgtaaataataagaaggaaaataaagaaaaaaaaaaaatatatatatacataaactacgggcgtatctgtttatctgtgtgcgtgtgtgtgtgttttgtgtgtatgtgagtctctctctctctctctctctctctctctctctctctctctctctctctctctctcctccctctctcctccctccctccctctctcctccctccctacctcccccctccctacctacctcccccctccctacctacctccctacttccctacctacctacttccctacctacctcccccctccctacctacctcccccctccctacctacctccctacctacctccctacctccctccctacctacctaccaaccaacctacctacctacctacctacctacctacctacctacctacctacctacctacctacctacctacctacctacctacctacctacctacctacctccctacctacctccctccctccctccctccctctctctctctctctctgtatatatgtttgtgtgtgtgtatgtgtgtgtgtctgtttgaatgtgcgcgcgcgcgcgcgtgtgtgtgtgtgtgtgtttgagtgtgtgtgtgtgtgtgtgtgtgtgtgtgtgtgtgtgtgtgtgtgtgtgtgtgtgtgtgtgtgtgtgcctttagcGAAGTCTCAGgcagcgtttttttcttttccgtttttgatTTATCCTGTCCCGGCGATGGATGCTTTTGAGGGACTTGGGTTTtgtaaataataagaaggaaaataaagaaaaaaatatatatatacataaactacgGGCGTATCAgtttatctgtgtgcgtgtgtgtgtgttttgtgtgtatatgagtctctctctctctctctctctctctctctctctctctctctctctctctctctctctctctctctctctctctctctctctctctctctctctctctcctccctccctccctctctcctcccaccctccctctctcctccctccctacctcccccctccctacctacctctcccctccctacctacctccctacttccctacctacctacttccttacctacctcccccctccctaccaacctcccccctccctacctacctcccccctccct
This region includes:
- the LOC125028767 gene encoding probable serine/threonine-protein kinase 2; translation: MEFCSGKTLMAMLLDTAPVTTILRGIHDLALRLREIHQAGYAHNDLKMDNVIVDTSPDGAVRARVIDLGLCTRLGKSPGFQGEPEEHRHVAPELLQTGVATVESDLFSLGFILRTVLRAYASSFPEDFELLHLARAMICPDPHWRPSFQMCLDVLADNLDAPRQE